In one window of Posidoniimonas corsicana DNA:
- the ricT gene encoding PSP1 domain-containing protein, whose product MPRYVLRYGAMRRLGVFSTRGGDRFARGHQVIARTSRGQESGEVLCEATDHVISQMKETRGGHILRLSTHDDEIELRKLQEQQQRELETCRQRVAELGLEMELVDVEHLYGGERVIFYYLAEDRVDFRELVKVLAKDFQTRIEMRQIGVRDEAKLLADYGDCGKPVCCNTHLSEMPPVSMKMAKLQKATLDPTKISGRCGRLKCCLRYEYDTYRDIQRELPRVGAEVLTREGKGRVLSQEILAGQLLIETEDSRRIVIDQSQVLSVTPRGGGGEAKPKQKSPENEADAPADEKQKGRRDGRRPKRQSRGDKPAPPPGADAGQPAADGKQPETGGTPPADDNTPPPPNDND is encoded by the coding sequence CAGCCGCGGCCAGGAGTCGGGCGAGGTGCTCTGCGAGGCCACCGACCACGTGATCTCGCAGATGAAAGAGACCCGCGGCGGGCACATCCTGCGGCTATCCACACACGACGACGAGATCGAGCTCCGCAAGCTGCAAGAGCAGCAGCAGCGGGAACTTGAGACCTGCCGCCAGCGGGTGGCCGAGCTGGGCCTCGAGATGGAGCTGGTGGACGTCGAGCACCTTTACGGCGGCGAACGCGTAATATTCTATTATTTAGCAGAGGACCGCGTCGACTTCCGCGAGCTGGTGAAGGTGCTGGCGAAGGACTTCCAGACCCGCATCGAGATGCGGCAGATCGGCGTCCGCGACGAGGCGAAGCTGCTGGCCGATTACGGCGACTGTGGCAAACCCGTTTGCTGCAACACCCACCTGTCAGAGATGCCGCCGGTGTCGATGAAGATGGCCAAGCTGCAGAAGGCGACCCTCGACCCGACCAAGATCTCGGGGCGTTGCGGACGGCTGAAGTGCTGCCTGCGTTACGAGTACGACACCTACCGCGACATCCAACGCGAGCTGCCACGCGTGGGCGCCGAGGTCCTGACCCGCGAGGGGAAGGGACGCGTGCTCTCGCAAGAGATCCTGGCCGGCCAACTGCTGATCGAGACCGAAGACTCGCGGCGGATCGTGATCGACCAGAGCCAGGTGCTGTCGGTAACGCCACGCGGCGGTGGGGGCGAGGCGAAGCCGAAACAGAAATCCCCAGAGAACGAGGCCGACGCGCCGGCCGACGAAAAACAGAAGGGGCGGCGTGACGGGCGGCGCCCCAAACGGCAGAGCCGCGGCGACAAGCCGGCCCCGCCCCCCGGCGCCGACGCGGGCCAGCCCGCGGCCGACGGCAAGCAGCCAGAAACCGGCGGCACGCCCCCGGCAGACGACAACACCCCACCCCCGCCCAACGACAACGACTGA
- a CDS encoding Minf_1886 family protein gives MLDSTHPLAELLRRDKRYHFDSYVFVFDALKYGQEKMNLGSAQPSAPGETFDSESLSEGYEPAEAAGDEAFDPDDDQDDRHVTGQELCEAIRRYALEQYGLLARSVLEHWGVTNTGDFGEIVFNLIDIGQMRKTESDRREDFQDVFDFESGFATQSVFQTLQPSKGNSQ, from the coding sequence ATGCTGGACTCGACCCACCCACTCGCCGAACTGCTGCGTCGCGACAAGCGGTACCACTTCGACTCGTACGTCTTCGTGTTCGACGCCCTGAAGTACGGCCAGGAGAAGATGAACCTGGGCAGCGCGCAGCCGTCGGCCCCCGGCGAGACGTTCGACTCCGAATCGCTGTCGGAGGGTTACGAGCCTGCCGAAGCCGCGGGCGACGAAGCGTTCGACCCCGACGACGACCAGGACGACCGCCACGTCACCGGGCAAGAGCTCTGCGAGGCGATCCGCCGCTACGCGCTAGAGCAGTACGGCCTGCTGGCACGCAGTGTGCTAGAGCACTGGGGCGTCACCAACACCGGTGACTTCGGAGAGATCGTGTTCAACCTGATCGACATCGGCCAGATGCGGAAGACGGAGTCCGACCGCCGCGAGGACTTCCAGGACGTGTTCGATTTCGAGTCGGGCTTCGCCACCCAGTCCGTGTTCCAGACCCTGCAGCCGAGCAAGGGCAACTCGCAGTGA
- a CDS encoding prenyltransferase/squalene oxidase repeat-containing protein gives MLTPVRAMLLVAMSLSAASAPAAELPPEAQKQYEASVGKGIQFLAGSQAEDGSWTSQTGPAITALATEALLSHGRTPSDPVVSKALKYIVGFAKPDGGIYLEGSNHRNYETCLSVMCLTKANKDGRYDKLLAGADRFLKKLQWDGEEGHDTASMYYGGAGYGGSERPDLSNTSFLIDALKELGAGADDPAMQRALVFVSRCQNLETEYNTTEFAAKIDDGGFYYTVAAGGQSKAGDTPEGGLRSYGSMTYAGLKSMIFAGVDKDDPRVKAAYDWIQKHYTLDENPGMGAQGQFYYYQVFAKALGAIGVDKVETDGAAHDWRAELVAKLADAQRADGAWVNPNDRWLESDPNLVTAYCLMALSHVR, from the coding sequence ATGCTCACCCCCGTCCGCGCGATGCTGTTGGTCGCCATGTCCCTCTCAGCCGCGTCGGCCCCCGCCGCCGAGCTGCCGCCGGAGGCCCAGAAGCAGTACGAAGCGTCCGTCGGCAAGGGGATCCAGTTCCTCGCCGGCTCGCAGGCCGAGGACGGTTCGTGGACCTCGCAGACCGGCCCCGCCATCACGGCGCTGGCGACCGAGGCCCTGCTAAGCCACGGGCGTACGCCGAGCGACCCGGTGGTGAGCAAGGCGCTCAAGTACATCGTCGGCTTCGCCAAGCCGGACGGCGGCATCTACCTGGAGGGCTCCAACCACCGCAACTACGAGACCTGCCTGTCGGTCATGTGCCTGACCAAGGCGAACAAGGACGGCCGCTACGACAAGCTGCTGGCCGGCGCCGACAGGTTCCTCAAGAAGCTGCAGTGGGACGGCGAGGAGGGACACGACACCGCGAGCATGTACTACGGCGGCGCCGGCTACGGCGGCAGCGAGCGGCCCGACCTGTCCAACACCAGCTTCCTGATCGACGCGCTGAAGGAGCTGGGCGCCGGCGCCGACGACCCGGCCATGCAGCGGGCGTTGGTGTTTGTGAGCCGGTGCCAGAACCTCGAGACCGAGTACAACACCACCGAGTTCGCCGCCAAGATCGACGACGGCGGCTTCTACTACACGGTCGCCGCCGGCGGCCAGAGCAAGGCCGGCGACACCCCCGAGGGCGGCCTGCGGAGCTACGGATCGATGACCTACGCCGGCCTGAAGAGCATGATCTTCGCCGGCGTCGACAAGGACGACCCCCGCGTCAAAGCCGCCTACGACTGGATCCAGAAGCACTACACCCTGGACGAGAACCCCGGCATGGGCGCCCAGGGTCAGTTCTACTACTACCAGGTGTTCGCCAAGGCGCTGGGCGCAATCGGCGTCGACAAGGTCGAGACCGACGGCGCCGCCCACGACTGGCGGGCCGAGCTGGTGGCCAAGCTGGCCGACGCCCAGCGGGCCGACGGCGCGTGGGTCAACCCGAACGACCGCTGGCTGGAGAGCGACCCCAATCTGGTCACCGCCTACTGCCTGATGGCGCTGTCGCACGTCCGCTAG
- a CDS encoding CARDB domain-containing protein gives MSQRTKRFSTLAKTLLASGVLGGGGYGGYTLIDSSAPTQADAQVAAATLDEAVEAWADGAPEVPSSNPLAALNQPPAGLPAAPPQEPAALPPAPAGNDRYAVSAPPLPPMGSEGPLAAAADDQPIARGQSPSYDDLEPDFPPAGLPEGNPLRPAPTTDNAGSAPAREAFADAGASDQIGPPPGAVAAFGAADQASGVVPVAAVEPIDDLPPTPLGLPPADTAQPVGGPLDALPQESEEMAPLSEPAPIGAAPFEQDLLDQPPTEPNPLRQPEQAPAGLPMADADSHSVLTARSAPQEEPLYSTPMPPQDAAYPAEPHTMTAPVDSLGGGLPADGAGRPGERALEGRQQPSLAIQKFAPAEIQVGKPCKFLIKVRNVGQRPAKQVVVRDQAPAGVQLTSTTPQAQSAGDELVWELGEMAPGEEKTLAIEMTPMEEGQIGSVATVSFAAEASVQTKCTRPQLAIRMTAPSQVLVGQEQQIQIEIKNPGTGDATGVMILENVPENLRHAAGPTLEFEVGTLRAGETRRLQLNMLAERPGKVVNVLTAQADGNLQVDQQVEFEVVAPALEVAVDGPAKRFLERPATYTVKIGNPGTAPAHNLRLVTRLPRGMKFVKANNLGEYDATSHAVYWSLAELPSGESGAVELTTIPVAAGDQQLQIKGEAQNGLSDEAIHQTAVEGIAALKFTVLDLEDPIEVGGETEYEIRVANQGTKAATNVRVQAAAPAGMRIVSAAGDARHRIQAGGVQFEPIRQLAPRAEMTFKVRVQGAQPGDHRLVVEVASDDLAQPVRKEESTRVFGDE, from the coding sequence ATGTCGCAGCGCACGAAGCGTTTTAGCACCCTCGCGAAGACACTGCTCGCCTCCGGCGTCCTCGGCGGAGGGGGCTACGGCGGATACACGCTGATAGATTCGTCAGCGCCGACGCAGGCCGATGCGCAGGTCGCCGCCGCCACGCTGGACGAGGCCGTCGAGGCCTGGGCCGACGGCGCCCCCGAGGTGCCCAGCAGCAACCCGCTGGCCGCGCTGAACCAGCCGCCCGCCGGACTGCCAGCCGCGCCGCCCCAGGAGCCCGCGGCCCTCCCCCCCGCGCCCGCTGGGAATGACCGCTACGCCGTCTCCGCGCCGCCGCTGCCTCCGATGGGCAGCGAAGGGCCGCTCGCCGCTGCCGCCGACGACCAGCCGATCGCCCGCGGCCAGAGCCCCTCGTACGACGACCTCGAGCCCGACTTCCCGCCGGCCGGCCTGCCGGAGGGCAACCCGCTCCGCCCGGCCCCGACCACCGACAACGCCGGCTCCGCCCCGGCCCGCGAGGCGTTTGCCGACGCCGGCGCATCCGACCAGATCGGCCCCCCCCCCGGCGCTGTGGCCGCGTTCGGCGCGGCCGACCAGGCTTCTGGCGTGGTGCCGGTCGCCGCGGTTGAGCCGATCGACGACCTCCCGCCGACCCCGCTCGGCCTGCCGCCCGCCGACACCGCCCAGCCGGTCGGCGGCCCGCTCGACGCGCTGCCGCAGGAGAGCGAAGAGATGGCGCCGCTGAGCGAGCCCGCCCCGATCGGCGCCGCGCCGTTCGAGCAGGACCTGCTGGACCAGCCGCCCACCGAACCCAACCCGCTCCGCCAGCCGGAGCAGGCCCCCGCCGGCCTGCCGATGGCCGACGCCGACTCGCACTCCGTGCTCACCGCCCGCAGCGCTCCGCAGGAGGAGCCGCTGTACTCGACGCCGATGCCGCCGCAGGACGCGGCGTACCCGGCCGAGCCCCACACGATGACCGCGCCCGTCGACAGCCTCGGCGGCGGCCTGCCCGCCGATGGCGCCGGCCGCCCGGGCGAGCGGGCGCTCGAGGGCCGGCAGCAGCCGAGCCTCGCGATCCAGAAGTTCGCACCGGCCGAGATCCAGGTCGGCAAGCCGTGCAAGTTCCTGATCAAGGTCCGCAACGTCGGCCAGCGGCCGGCGAAGCAGGTGGTGGTCCGCGACCAGGCCCCCGCCGGCGTGCAGCTCACCTCCACCACGCCGCAGGCGCAGTCCGCCGGCGACGAGCTGGTGTGGGAACTCGGCGAGATGGCGCCCGGCGAAGAGAAGACCCTCGCCATCGAGATGACCCCGATGGAGGAGGGCCAGATCGGCAGCGTGGCGACCGTCAGCTTCGCCGCCGAGGCGTCCGTCCAGACCAAGTGCACGCGTCCCCAGCTCGCAATCCGCATGACCGCGCCCAGCCAAGTGCTGGTCGGGCAGGAGCAGCAGATCCAGATCGAGATCAAGAACCCCGGCACCGGCGACGCCACCGGCGTGATGATCCTCGAGAACGTGCCCGAGAACCTCCGCCACGCCGCGGGCCCGACCCTCGAGTTCGAGGTCGGCACGCTCCGCGCCGGCGAGACCCGCCGCCTGCAGCTCAACATGCTCGCCGAGAGGCCCGGCAAGGTGGTCAACGTGCTCACCGCGCAGGCGGACGGCAACCTGCAGGTCGACCAGCAGGTCGAGTTCGAGGTTGTCGCCCCGGCGCTCGAGGTGGCGGTGGACGGCCCCGCCAAGCGGTTCCTCGAACGGCCGGCCACGTACACAGTGAAGATCGGCAACCCCGGCACCGCGCCCGCGCACAACCTGCGGCTGGTGACCCGCCTGCCGCGCGGCATGAAGTTCGTCAAAGCAAACAACCTCGGCGAGTACGACGCCACCAGCCACGCCGTGTACTGGTCGCTGGCCGAGCTCCCCTCCGGAGAGAGCGGCGCCGTTGAGCTGACCACCATCCCGGTCGCCGCCGGCGACCAGCAGCTGCAGATCAAGGGCGAGGCCCAGAACGGCCTGTCCGACGAGGCGATCCACCAGACCGCCGTCGAGGGCATCGCCGCGCTCAAGTTCACCGTGCTCGACCTCGAGGACCCGATCGAGGTCGGCGGCGAGACCGAGTACGAGATCCGCGTCGCGAACCAGGGCACCAAGGCGGCCACCAACGTCCGCGTGCAGGCCGCCGCGCCGGCCGGCATGCGGATCGTCTCCGCCGCGGGCGACGCCCGCCACCGCATCCAGGCGGGCGGCGTGCAGTTCGAGCCGATCCGCCAGCTCGCGCCCCGGGCCGAGATGACCTTCAAGGTCCGCGTGCAGGGCGCCCAGCCCGGCGACCACCGCCTGGTGGTGGAGGTCGCCTCGGACGACCTCGCCCAGCCGGTCCGCAAGGAAGAAAGCACCCGCGTGTTCGGCGACGAGTAG
- a CDS encoding alpha/beta hydrolase, producing the protein MLRSLAAASLLIATSSGAALAQPARQPDADGPLEMTTLGPGQVPPVDAVGNFVIGPEYQVAPAAKKRPGVPQGEVFRLTMESADSKIYPGIARRRGTFGTPDPENPARLIVTTSHDAPYTRQVEVYVPRQLDRDQPAPLIVGADGPDPLLFTTLDNLIAEGRVPAMVAVSIGNGGGDAQGSQRGLEYDTLSAQYAEFVESEVLPLVERECKVKITKDPNARATMGCSSGAACAFTMAWFRPDLYRRVLSYSGTYVNQQWPWNPDTPGGAWDYHERIIPESPQKPLRIWLQVSDRDLLNPNVMRDGMHDWVLANERMARVLAAKEYPYQFVFCRGARHCDRAAKQQTLPQALEWLWDG; encoded by the coding sequence ATGCTCCGTTCGCTTGCTGCTGCTTCGCTCCTCATCGCTACGTCGTCCGGCGCGGCGCTGGCCCAACCGGCTCGGCAGCCCGATGCCGACGGCCCGCTGGAGATGACCACGCTGGGCCCCGGGCAGGTCCCGCCGGTGGACGCGGTGGGCAATTTTGTCATCGGCCCGGAGTATCAGGTCGCCCCAGCGGCCAAGAAGCGGCCCGGCGTGCCGCAGGGTGAGGTGTTCCGCCTCACGATGGAGTCGGCCGACAGCAAGATCTACCCCGGCATCGCCCGCCGCCGGGGGACCTTCGGCACCCCCGACCCGGAGAACCCCGCGCGGCTGATCGTCACCACCAGCCACGACGCACCGTACACCCGCCAGGTCGAGGTGTACGTGCCGCGGCAGCTCGACCGCGACCAGCCGGCGCCGCTGATCGTCGGCGCCGACGGCCCCGACCCGCTGCTCTTCACGACGCTCGACAACCTCATCGCCGAGGGCCGCGTGCCGGCGATGGTCGCGGTGTCGATCGGCAACGGCGGCGGCGACGCCCAGGGCAGCCAGCGCGGCCTGGAGTACGACACCCTCTCCGCCCAGTACGCCGAGTTCGTCGAGAGCGAGGTGCTGCCGCTCGTCGAGCGTGAGTGCAAAGTAAAAATCACCAAGGACCCCAACGCCCGCGCCACGATGGGCTGCAGCTCCGGCGCGGCCTGCGCGTTCACGATGGCCTGGTTCCGGCCCGACCTGTACCGCCGCGTGCTCAGCTACTCCGGCACGTACGTGAACCAGCAGTGGCCCTGGAACCCCGACACGCCCGGCGGCGCGTGGGACTACCACGAGCGGATTATCCCCGAGAGCCCCCAGAAGCCGCTCCGCATCTGGCTGCAGGTCAGCGACCGCGACCTGTTGAACCCCAACGTGATGCGTGACGGAATGCACGACTGGGTGCTGGCCAACGAGCGGATGGCCCGCGTGCTGGCCGCTAAGGAGTACCCGTACCAGTTCGTGTTCTGCCGTGGCGCCCGCCACTGCGACCGCGCCGCAAAACAGCAGACGCTGCCGCAGGCGCTGGAGTGGTTGTGGGATGGGTGA
- a CDS encoding histone deacetylase family protein, producing the protein MSSCQRQTHPILPYNQDRTPVTLLYRHPDFLQHDTGRHPENAGRLRAIDERLDQSGLPGRCSTPEWAPATLQELLRVHTPGHLDALDALAHRGGGQVDSDTVVSPASMDVARLAAGAATDAVRRVVAGEDRTVLCIGRPPGHHATADRAMGFCLLNHAAIAAQAAVAEHGLDRVLIIDWDVHHGNGTQELFYGASHIGYFSIHRWPFWPGTGAADETGAGDGLGATRNLPVEMGESRDRFLSYFARELEAFADQIKPQLVVLSAGFDAHRADPVGSLGLETEDFVSLTQTVKDVAAAHAGDRLVSLLEGGYNAPVLAECVAVHLEELLDA; encoded by the coding sequence ATGTCAAGCTGCCAGCGGCAGACCCACCCGATTCTTCCCTACAACCAGGACAGAACGCCCGTGACGCTGCTCTACCGACACCCCGACTTCCTGCAGCACGACACCGGCCGCCACCCCGAGAACGCCGGCCGGCTGCGGGCCATCGACGAGCGGCTCGACCAGTCCGGCCTGCCCGGCCGCTGCTCGACGCCCGAGTGGGCGCCGGCCACCCTCCAGGAGCTGCTGCGGGTGCACACGCCCGGCCACCTGGACGCGCTGGACGCCCTAGCCCACCGCGGCGGCGGCCAGGTGGACTCCGACACGGTGGTCAGCCCCGCCAGCATGGACGTCGCGCGGCTGGCGGCCGGGGCGGCGACCGACGCGGTGCGGCGGGTCGTGGCGGGCGAGGACCGCACGGTGCTGTGCATCGGCCGGCCCCCGGGCCACCATGCCACGGCCGACCGTGCGATGGGGTTCTGCCTGCTGAACCACGCGGCCATCGCGGCCCAGGCGGCGGTCGCCGAGCACGGGCTCGACCGGGTGCTGATCATCGACTGGGACGTGCACCACGGCAACGGCACGCAGGAGCTGTTCTACGGCGCGTCGCACATCGGGTACTTCTCGATCCACCGCTGGCCCTTCTGGCCCGGCACCGGCGCCGCCGACGAGACCGGCGCCGGCGACGGCCTGGGCGCCACCCGCAACCTGCCGGTCGAGATGGGCGAGTCACGCGACCGGTTTCTGTCGTACTTCGCGCGCGAGCTGGAAGCGTTCGCCGACCAGATCAAGCCGCAGCTGGTGGTGCTGAGCGCCGGTTTCGACGCGCACCGCGCCGACCCGGTCGGCTCGCTCGGCCTCGAGACCGAGGACTTCGTCAGCCTAACGCAGACTGTGAAAGATGTCGCCGCCGCGCACGCGGGCGACCGGCTCGTGAGCCTGCTCGAGGGCGGCTACAACGCGCCGGTGCTGGCGGAGTGCGTCGCTGTGCACCTGGAGGAGTTGTTGGATGCGTAG
- a CDS encoding DUF6580 family putative transport protein: protein MRDKKTTDLVIFGLLVAIGVAGRWGQPDWCVTPIAAVTLLAGYWFGRPAVAAVVPLLVMLISDLALDGYQNFGVMALVYLAMAAPAVLGVWLRTGDGVGWWAKLVTCSLIPATVFWLTSNFAVWAWSTQPYYEKTLGGLLQCYTMAVPFFGRMMAGDLAFTLVLFGAMLMAGAGRVVKSRVAT, encoded by the coding sequence GTGCGGGACAAGAAGACAACGGACCTCGTCATTTTCGGGCTGCTGGTGGCGATCGGCGTCGCGGGGCGGTGGGGTCAGCCGGACTGGTGCGTCACGCCGATCGCGGCCGTGACCCTGCTGGCGGGCTACTGGTTCGGGCGTCCGGCGGTCGCGGCGGTGGTGCCGCTGCTGGTGATGCTGATCAGCGACCTCGCGCTGGACGGGTACCAGAACTTTGGCGTGATGGCGTTGGTGTACCTCGCCATGGCGGCCCCGGCGGTGCTGGGCGTGTGGCTGCGCACCGGCGATGGCGTCGGCTGGTGGGCCAAGCTGGTCACCTGCTCGCTGATCCCCGCCACGGTGTTCTGGCTGACCAGCAACTTCGCCGTGTGGGCCTGGTCGACGCAGCCGTACTACGAGAAGACCCTCGGCGGCCTGCTGCAATGCTACACGATGGCGGTGCCGTTCTTCGGCCGCATGATGGCCGGCGACCTGGCGTTCACGCTGGTGCTGTTCGGCGCGATGCTGATGGCGGGCGCCGGCCGCGTGGTGAAGAGCCGCGTCGCGACCTAG
- a CDS encoding DUF4430 domain-containing protein — MTEPGPQDHPPARPWAFPALLALVLALVVGWRLLPFDRPAPAPPVQPLAGEVEPLPGEVEVVVQIDETTLDQQHVPPTGGTVLAVLQAAGGESPAFVPEVRGEGAGAFVLSVGGVANEGAGGRNWTYSVNGQPGDRSAAIAPVKDGDRVLWKFTPPE, encoded by the coding sequence ATGACCGAACCAGGCCCCCAAGATCACCCGCCCGCACGCCCGTGGGCCTTCCCCGCCCTGCTGGCGTTGGTGCTGGCGTTGGTGGTCGGTTGGCGGCTGCTGCCCTTCGATCGGCCGGCCCCGGCGCCGCCCGTCCAGCCGCTGGCCGGCGAGGTGGAGCCGCTGCCGGGCGAGGTGGAGGTGGTGGTGCAGATCGACGAGACGACGCTTGACCAGCAGCACGTGCCGCCCACCGGCGGCACTGTGCTGGCGGTGCTGCAGGCCGCGGGCGGCGAGTCGCCCGCGTTCGTGCCGGAGGTGCGGGGCGAGGGCGCCGGGGCGTTCGTGCTGTCGGTGGGCGGCGTCGCGAACGAGGGCGCCGGCGGCCGCAACTGGACGTACTCGGTCAACGGCCAACCGGGCGACCGCAGCGCGGCGATCGCCCCGGTCAAAGACGGCGATCGCGTCTTGTGGAAGTTCACGCCGCCCGAGTAG
- a CDS encoding 3-hydroxyacyl-CoA dehydrogenase NAD-binding domain-containing protein: protein MSGSSHTSLAVHDDGLAVITLDRQGSSANLLSSGVLDEIEGHLNALDKRSGVSGLVFVSAKSGIFIAGADLTEFAAGLDQSDEEVQRVSQRGQQLLGRLATCGYVTVAAIDGICVGGGAELAVWCDRRILTTSSKTQFGFPEVKLGLFPGWGGTARTPRMIGLSNAVELVTGGESVGAHEAAKLGLAEDLVSDAEGLIDAARRMVAAESDSGDYLADRKAWSDPITIDPTELGFLGATASAYIQGQTGGHYPAPLAALELMLEASQVDLEAACEMESQRFAPLFGSPVNRSLLNVFFLQDRAKKTDVGSRQSPDESSEHWQHARRVSVIGAGIMGQGIAAANVKRGIAVSMSDMREESLLAGISGVVREASYNKQTKSVDAELAIERSALVDAALSDAELGWADIVIEAVVENLEVKHQLFERLERHLGERTILCSNTSTIPISQLAEGLAHPDRFCGLHFFNPVRKMPLVEVIRGKRTSEATIAAMAYYARRLGKTPVIVNDGPGFLVNRLLLPYMNEAALLVSEGVPIKDVERAAKDFGMPMGPITLYDVVGLDTCLHAGGVMLEAFPDRVVPATIVERLVEAGRLGQKNGRGFFDYPSAKPGKPPKGVPSDEAAKLIDEDRRRAEVDAPIVDRLMLPMLLEATRAVEDGVAADVRDVDLALILGIGFPPHKGGLFHWADTIGAAAILERLKPLEPLGERFRPTALLTQVAADGGKFYDLSHSTGGEKETIL from the coding sequence ATGTCAGGCTCTTCTCACACCTCGCTGGCCGTCCATGACGATGGCCTGGCGGTGATCACGCTCGACCGCCAGGGCAGCAGCGCCAACCTCCTCTCCAGCGGCGTGCTGGACGAGATCGAGGGCCACCTCAACGCGCTGGACAAGCGGTCGGGGGTCAGCGGGCTGGTGTTCGTGTCCGCGAAGTCGGGCATCTTCATCGCCGGCGCCGATTTGACCGAGTTCGCCGCCGGGCTGGACCAGTCCGATGAGGAGGTGCAGCGGGTGTCGCAACGCGGGCAGCAGCTGCTGGGCCGATTGGCGACCTGCGGCTACGTGACGGTCGCCGCGATCGACGGCATCTGCGTCGGCGGCGGCGCCGAGCTGGCCGTGTGGTGCGACCGCCGGATCCTGACCACCAGCAGCAAGACACAATTCGGCTTCCCCGAGGTCAAACTCGGCCTGTTTCCCGGCTGGGGCGGCACCGCCCGCACGCCGCGGATGATCGGGCTCTCCAACGCGGTCGAGCTGGTCACCGGCGGCGAGTCCGTGGGCGCCCACGAGGCGGCCAAGCTCGGCCTGGCGGAGGACCTGGTGTCCGACGCGGAGGGGCTGATCGACGCCGCGCGGCGGATGGTCGCGGCCGAGTCGGACAGCGGCGACTACCTGGCGGACCGCAAGGCCTGGTCGGACCCGATCACGATCGACCCCACCGAGCTCGGCTTCCTGGGCGCCACGGCCAGCGCGTACATCCAGGGCCAGACCGGCGGGCACTACCCGGCGCCGCTGGCGGCGCTGGAGCTGATGCTCGAGGCGTCGCAGGTCGACCTCGAGGCGGCGTGCGAGATGGAGTCGCAGCGGTTCGCGCCGCTGTTCGGCTCGCCGGTCAACCGGTCGCTCCTGAACGTGTTCTTCCTGCAGGACCGCGCGAAGAAGACCGACGTCGGGTCGCGGCAGTCGCCCGACGAGAGCTCCGAACACTGGCAGCACGCGCGGCGGGTGTCGGTGATCGGCGCCGGCATCATGGGCCAGGGCATCGCCGCGGCCAACGTGAAGCGCGGCATCGCGGTGTCGATGTCGGACATGCGTGAGGAGTCGCTGCTGGCCGGCATCTCCGGCGTGGTCCGCGAGGCGTCGTACAACAAGCAGACCAAGAGCGTCGACGCCGAGCTGGCGATCGAGCGGTCCGCGCTGGTCGACGCCGCGCTGTCCGACGCCGAACTCGGCTGGGCGGACATCGTCATCGAGGCGGTAGTCGAGAACCTCGAGGTGAAGCACCAGCTGTTCGAGCGGCTGGAGCGGCACCTCGGCGAGCGCACCATCCTCTGCTCCAACACATCGACCATCCCGATCTCGCAGCTCGCCGAGGGCCTGGCGCACCCCGACCGGTTCTGCGGCCTGCACTTCTTCAACCCGGTGCGGAAGATGCCGCTGGTCGAGGTGATCCGCGGCAAGCGCACCAGCGAGGCGACCATCGCGGCGATGGCCTACTACGCCCGCCGCCTGGGCAAGACGCCGGTCATCGTCAACGACGGGCCGGGCTTCCTGGTCAACCGCCTGCTGCTGCCGTACATGAACGAGGCCGCGCTGCTGGTCAGCGAGGGCGTCCCGATCAAGGACGTGGAGCGGGCCGCCAAGGACTTCGGCATGCCGATGGGCCCCATCACGCTGTACGACGTCGTCGGGCTGGACACCTGCCTGCACGCCGGCGGCGTGATGCTCGAGGCGTTCCCCGACCGCGTCGTGCCGGCGACCATCGTCGAGCGGCTGGTCGAGGCCGGGCGGCTGGGCCAGAAGAACGGACGCGGCTTCTTCGACTACCCCTCCGCCAAGCCCGGCAAGCCGCCCAAGGGGGTCCCGAGCGACGAGGCCGCCAAGCTCATCGACGAGGACCGCCGGCGGGCCGAGGTCGACGCCCCGATCGTCGACCGGCTGATGCTGCCGATGCTGCTCGAGGCGACCCGCGCGGTCGAAGACGGCGTGGCCGCCGACGTGCGTGACGTCGACCTGGCGCTGATCCTCGGCATCGGCTTCCCCCCGCACAAGGGCGGCCTGTTCCACTGGGCCGACACCATCGGCGCCGCGGCGATCCTGGAGCGTCTGAAGCCGCTGGAGCCGCTCGGCGAACGCTTCCGCCCCACCGCCCTACTCACCCAGGTCGCCGCCGACGGCGGCAAGTTCTACGACCTGTCGCACTCGACCGGCGGAGAGAAAGAAACCATCCTCTGA